A window of Syngnathus typhle isolate RoL2023-S1 ecotype Sweden linkage group LG9, RoL_Styp_1.0, whole genome shotgun sequence genomic DNA:
TTAATTAAGGCGCTCGTGTTTTTGTAATTTTCCATTTGTGCTTGCAGGTTTTATGAAATGTGCCTGTGCCCCAAACAGAAATGGATTTATTTCatacataaattaaaaaaaaaacgttgtcttgttataataatataaaagatTTTGCATGACGACAATTCAGCCTTGTTTGTTTATTGGTATTGATAATCAAACCGTCTGGGTGAGATTTCTCTCGGATGGTAAAATAAGAATCACTGTTTAAAATTCACAATTTAATGACTATAGCTATTCATTAAGCAATACAGGAACAACTGTATAATtagcataaaaacataaaataattaGACATGTATTTTGAGGAAGAcataaaataattttttaaCCCAATCTCCTTTTTCAAagtagtatttttattttattttgctgcaATAAAACCCAGTCATGCAAATGAGCAGATATGAAGCAGTAATCGTTTTTAGTAGACGGCGCTAGTGCGTCACTATAGTTTGCAAGCCGCTGCGACAAATacacgaagaagaagaagaagtacCGCCTTCGTGTTTCCGCCCACAAACAGACACAACAAACCGcgaaattttgaaaataactAACGGACGAACGAGTTCAACTGttttattaaatatttcatcACGTAAGTATCacatatacattttaaaaaaatcatatgcGAGTTAGTTGAAATGTTCAACGAGCGTTTTTGTAGCTTAAATTGTGTCCCCGCGAACTAGTAAGGCTAGAAACGATTGTTGTTCTGCGTTAGCATTAGCCCAGGAGCTAATAGGACGAATGATACATTTtccatttttccacatttttccaCCCACAGACGCCTTTGAACATGGCACCTATCACAGATGGCAACATTGTTTCCATTTTTGCCAAGGAAAGGACAGACGCCCACAATAGAGCGCTGAAAGCCATCGCTGAGCTCACGGACATTTCTGCCGAGTTGAGCTACTTTCATCGGCAGTTTCTCAAATTGGTTCCAAGTATGTTTTGTGAATGCCCATCGGCAAACGCGAGATTTCTATTTGTGCTCAGTGATGACTGCTTAGCGTTTATTTTACACAGATACGGTGATCAAGAAATTTGCGGATGACGAGGTACTGTTTGAGACCATCGAGACGTATAAAAAAGGTGAGTTATTTTGTTGGGTCGAATGCTTGTACGGGGCAATGCGTGGTGTTGTTAGGACGAGATCTGAACACTGAAAGAATTGCATATTTGTGCAACGTGATTGCAACTCAAGTTGTGGCACATTCTTCCTTGAATTTTCTCccatcattgtttgttgtgatGCCCAGATCAGCGACACCAGAATGAATCATCGCAGCAGAAACAGCACATTATTACAAACATTTCATCGGAGACTTATCAAAAGGAAATGCAGAAAATGACTCTTATGCAGGAAATTGAGAAATCTCAAGAAGAAAGAAACAAGACAAAGAACTGTAAGTTTCAATTTAGAAATCATCAGccaattattattctttttttaaatacaatttgccccccccccttcctcagtACTTCAGTCCCAGCATAAGGAAAACAAGGACAAACTGAAAAAACTGCAAAAAGCCAGAGGAAGCTTTGAGGATCATTTAAAGATGGCAATACGGAAAATTGATGGTAAGGCAGATTTGTTACTGACATATGATTATCtggttgttttattgtttttaaatgtgtaaCTGGATCTATTGTGCTTTTGTAAAGCTGACAAGTTGCAGTTTGTGTTCCAAAGTATCGACCCAGCTGATTGGAACAGTCCCTACACCATCACAATGCAATTCTCTAAAGACGGATCATATCATAGTAAGTCCTCATTTATTAATCAATGAAAATCTATTTATGACAAGCAATTTGAGTTCATGTCCAAAATCTAGTTGATGGAACACCCACCAACAGTCAAAACAGTAAATACCAGCAAAAAGGTTATTGTGAAATTTACTGTAAACTTTCCATGTTGCAGCTGTGTCGAGCAAGCCCTCACTGGAGTGTCTGCCAGAGTTGATGAGAAAGCTGCAGGAGACCAAGAAAATCTCGGTTTTCCTGAAGAATGTGAGGAAGCAGTTCATCTCCCATGCTTCACAACAGGGCACCCAAAAACGAGGCAAGGCAATAATCCCATGAGGAGATTATGTAACCTGTGAGTTTTGTTTGCTTCACTTTTATTCTGATGTAATCATAGCAGAAGTTATTTCAAGATTGCGCAAGATTGGTCATCTTTACACCAACGTAATTGATTTTTCTTAGCAAATTTAAGACAATAttacccctccaaaaaaaattaaactattCTGTCGATCCCATTTGAAAGTCCCAGAGGCAGTCAGGCTTCAGATGATTTGATGCTACTCAGCACAGGCAGCTCCTCGACATACGTTGAGGGAAAATGACCCGTTTggccattgagcgctccaaaccACCAGCCATTCTCGTCCTTTGTGTAAACGTCGAGTAGGTCCCCTGTCGACACAGGTTAGTTTACATAGTAACTCCGATCTTCCTTTTTGTAAAGGTTTAGACACTTTATTCCCTTCCGTACCTTCTTTCAGAGGTAATTCATCGCTTCGTTGAGGCGCGAAGCTGTACAAAGCCTTGCATTGTCCCACGGTGCAAACGTCGGGCGTTCTCTGAACTGAATGTTTAATGTATTTAGCAAAGGATTTCAACAATGTTCCAAATAAACATTTGATTCCTATAGAAGCCCTACCGTGTTCATTAGGCTCTTGCGCAAGTGTTGGACTTTGAACACGGTCCTCTGGTTCCTGTAAGGGTGCCGTGCCACCGCACGCCGACTCCTCAGTCGGAGATTTTGTAGTCCGAACGGGTCCTTTGTAGATGATGGATGCTCTCAGGGAGTGTCTGGTTCTGAAGGTTCTCCTGAGTTTCACCGGCCGAATCAGCTGCACCACACTGTGCTCGCAGTCCTGGTGGGAGAAGTTGAGCAAAAATCTGTCTATAATTGAAAGCCATGCTAAATAGATTTTAATAAAGAAAGAAACTGTCTAATGATCCTGAGATAATTCAAGTCATTTTAGCTATTGAGTACCTTATCTTTCCACTTGACAATGCTGTCCTTAAATCGGTGGGAGGACCTGGGCTTCCCCTCGAGGTCACACAACGACGCAGACAGTTTGTAGTGCGTGGCCTCGAGGAGATCCAACTTCAAAGTGTTCTGTATGCAACAAGAACCCCACTCACTGAGCTTCTCATTCACCATCCACAAAGTCCAAAATATGACAAACCTCATCAAGCTGCTGCTCGGTCTCCTCCAGGTTCCTCTGGTTTGAGAAGGAAGGGTTTTCCGAGTAGATTTTCATCAGCTTTTGGATCCCTGCGACAAGATAATGAGCACGTATTTGGTTGTACTTCAGATTCTGATCACTCTATTGGTACACATCGATGTCATTAGTGCAGGTTGCCTTCGCAgtctttctttgcttttaagATTGCGTCCTCCAAGCGACAAAGTTTGAGTTTAATGGCTTCTCTTCTTCGGTCTCTGCACATGAGTGATTTGACGTCTTCCTCCTGATGCGTGCGACACAAACAAGGTCTGAATGAATCAAAAACTACTACGCAGTGGATTCATAGTTTCCACCCAGAAATAGCCTTAAAACAATCAGAGTAAATTTACAAAATAATCGGTCATCAAAAATTCTGCTTTATTGTCCGTTGTGACGTTGTTCTCCTCCACCAGTTTTTGGATATCTTTATCCATGTCCACTCTTTGGACCAGTAACTCGATCTGCTTTTGGCCCTGCGACAATCACATTCATGATCATCATTATTGTAATGAATGACaagaaaattatatatatatatatatatatatatatatatatatatatatatatatatatatatatatatatatatatatatatatatatatatatatatatatatatatatatataaaaaatgtatACTGTTACGTCTTACATGTTTGAGGGTCTGCCCAAAACTGGACATGTGCAGCTTGTACTGGGTCAGAATGTTGCAAAGAACTTCAATCCGTTGTTTCTCTAGCTCCTGAACGACCTGCCAAAACAGTAAAGTTGCAATTTGAATGgcatttgaatgtcttttttttcttttctaaatagAATGCTTGCTTTTAGTGAGATTTTAAACCCTCTCGTGTAATTGAAAAGCAGAATAAAAGGAGATGGGTGTTTCCCCCTCGCCCTCGCCTCCATAATGAAATGTTTGGACACCTGGTAGCAGTTTTTAAGTGTATTTTCCCACTTGAGTCTCATCTGTTGGCCCTCCATGTTGGCATTGAAGTACTCCTCATCCACTCGCGTCGTTACCTCCGCCGACTTTGTCAGCCGGTTTAGCATCTGCCagcaagaagcaaaattgttCCCTCTGTAGGtctgaaaaaaatgcatttaaaaaaaaaagctagctcaccttttgtttttctttctctgtagaCAAATGCTTATTACTCTCCACAAAGTTGAATAAGGCTTCGTGCTCCCGTGTTAATCCGACCAGTTTCTTCTTGGTCTGTATGAAAGAAAAGCACATAAACCACCAAATATCGAGATCAGATTCAATGCCTTGTTCTAAACCACCGCATTAGGTTTACAGTAATGATTGCAGCAGCATTTCTGCCTCTATTAAAAATTACCATCAGGCTCAGCTGCCCTTTTGATCCCTGCTTTCAATTCACAGATGCACAAAAAAAGACTAAATGGGCAGTTTCTTCTATCCTTGTATCAATTTGAATAGACTTAACCTTGATTTGCTCAGCCCAGTTCACCGTAACGAGCTTGCCCGTTCTCTCAATGGCGTTGTCGAGCTGTGAAAACAAAGGGAATGTTCATTCAGGGTAATTTTGGACACAAGTTTATTTTGTATACCgtatacagtggtgccttgagataggaGTGAATCGATTTGATTTTTGTATGTAAgggcaaaaaacacacacaggcctCTTTCTCTTGTTATGCTCATCTAAAAGTTGACGTAATTCCAAAATGGCCTCCTGTTGAAACGCATTCGCCAatgatctattaaaaaaaaaaaaggcgacattgagcttttttttttgtgtgtgtgtgttacgacACGGGTTTTAAAATAGATTACCTGTGGGCATCTGCTCGGGAATACATCTCATCCGACACTTGACACCAGGCACCGTAAACAGAGCTGAAAGCATGAGAAGCTTAACGTTTGTGTTTATTCCAAAAAATAAACCCGGGAGGAGGATTTTGAAAGGTTAAATCGGATTCTGTTGACTGAATCGGTCAGCCCTTGTTCAAACAAAACTACGTCTCTTACTTGTCGGTCATTCCTTTGGAAGCCCTTATAAGTTTACCAGCCAATTTCTGGAGCCCCTTCGCATAGGTGTGGTCGAGTTCGGACCTAAAGCGAGTGTCGTAAAGTTTTGAGCCaaacacttgaaaaaaaaaattcttgtgATGTGTACAAGTGTATGTATCTGACCTTTGCTGCATAATGTTCATAAGTTCTTTGCAGAAATACTCGCCGTCCTTTGACACTTGTTTGACATTTTGATACAGTTGGTTATACTGAAAGACCGACCGCACACGAGAATTAAAAACGAACAAAAGACAAATGTCGAGTAAAGAGCTGGTCGCGGATACTCACAGAGCAGCTGCTAATATAGTCCTTCATCTTAAAGACTGAAGCCGTTTGTTGACTTTGGACTCTGAACTTTGACCGGCTCCTCCCAAAGTCGCTCATGCGGAAATCACCCAAGTTATTGTCGGTGGACTTTACAAAGACAAATTCTAGCTATGCCTCGGATAATAATATCAAATAAGTTAATTCAAAATCTTTTTATAGAGTAATTTCATGcaactgcatttttttaaatttgaatgaaGTAAACCAATTCAGTAGTCTATCTGTCAATCATTAAAAACAATCCACGTACTGTATATTTGCAATATTTCATGTTCATTTATTGAATAATTCCAACAACTCATGACTTTGCCTTGTACGAGGCACATGAGCAGAAATGCACcacacaacttaacaaaatgCCTTGACATGGGAATACAGCATCTAGTCATATCTGATGCACACACGTAATACTGTTGTTGACATCTCATATACAGGTTAAGTGGACAACGTTGtatagaaccccccccccccccacctaaaaAGAAAGGTGAGCCAATTCCACACGGTCATTCATCATTTGGCAAATCTTTGGGGGTGTAGCATTGAAAAATAAAGCAGGGAAAATAAATAACGTAAGACGCACCCTCCCCCCACAGAATGCCAGACGACTGCGTATCAACGTCGTGCGCTTAAAGCGGTCAGAACTGATCACATGTATTTATGGATTGATTTTGAGTGTTGATCCAAATATGCAGATGACACCAAAGGAAATTGACTGTAGTTGAATTGAAAAGAAAGTGATGACGTTGTCTCTCATacacaaatggatggatagtgAATAGTTCCAGTGCTGTGACGGATAAGTCAGTGTTCGTCGGGATAGGAGGCTCCCGTCAGGTAGCCGTTGGTCCCGTGGGATTTGTTGGTCCCGTTGGTGGCGCTGTTGTGGTGTTTCTGCTTGGCCGGAGGGCTGTCGTCCTCATCCGAGCTGGACTCGATGTCACTGCAGTCGTCCTTTGACACCTGAACACAAGATGTTTGAACGGCTGAGAAACATTTGCTAATGGTTTTTGAGGATCGGTAAATGTTAGCTTACAGGATGTGGATTCTGTGCTGCTAGCATAGCTATAGTTAATAGATGAGTCAAGTTGATGAGTCAATAAGTCGACTAAGCATTGCTCATTTTAAAATACCGCAATAGAGTAAGAATGTAAATGAGCCGCAATTTGTTACTACTTACATGTAAAGGATTCCATTTGCCCATCTTGTCGGTTGACAGGTTAGCAGAGAGAGAGTAGAAAAGGCG
This region includes:
- the spc25 gene encoding kinetochore protein Spc25; this encodes MAPITDGNIVSIFAKERTDAHNRALKAIAELTDISAELSYFHRQFLKLVPNTVIKKFADDEVLFETIETYKKDQRHQNESSQQKQHIITNISSETYQKEMQKMTLMQEIEKSQEERNKTKNLLQSQHKENKDKLKKLQKARGSFEDHLKMAIRKIDADKLQFVFQSIDPADWNSPYTITMQFSKDGSYHTVSSKPSLECLPELMRKLQETKKISVFLKNVRKQFISHASQQGTQKRGKAIIP
- the nostrin gene encoding nostrin gives rise to the protein MKDYISSCSYNQLYQNVKQVSKDGEYFCKELMNIMQQRSELDHTYAKGLQKLAGKLIRASKGMTDNSVYGAWCQVSDEMYSRADAHRSLANAFQQEAILELRQLLDEHNKRKRPLDNAIERTGKLVTVNWAEQIKTKKKLVGLTREHEALFNFVESNKHLSTEKEKQKMLNRLTKSAEVTTRVDEEYFNANMEGQQMRLKWENTLKNCYQVVQELEKQRIEVLCNILTQYKLHMSSFGQTLKHGQKQIELLVQRVDMDKDIQKLVEENNVTTDNKAEFLMTDYFEEDVKSLMCRDRRREAIKLKLCRLEDAILKAKKDCEGIQKLMKIYSENPSFSNQRNLEETEQQLDENTLKLDLLEATHYKLSASLCDLEGKPRSSHRFKDSIVKWKDKDCEHSVVQLIRPVKLRRTFRTRHSLRASIIYKGPVRTTKSPTEESACGGTAPLQEPEDRVQSPTLAQEPNEHVQRTPDVCTVGQCKALYSFAPQRSDELPLKEGDLLDVYTKDENGWWFGALNGQTGHFPSTYVEELPVLSSIKSSEA